The DNA region TTATTTCGATTTGCTTCAGCATGAAAAAATTGCTTGTTAAACGCTTGATCCCATTAGGTTTGAGGTTGCACATGGATTATATCTGTTATATTCCTGATTTGGGATATCAGGCTCTTAAGAGCTTGGTTTCAGCATGAATCCACTTAACTTTTATTCGTAGAAAGAACATTAAAAGTATATTAGTTGTTAGAACATTTCTATGTTCTCTTTTGGGGCACCATGGTAGGTGTTATTGAGAACTCTATTTACCAAATTTCGAGCTTATTTTGTAATCCTATCATACTCCAACAACCATTGGCCCTTCctctattaaaaaaataataaatagagaaaaataaaCGAGAACAAATAGATGAAAAGGGAGAGAAACAGTTAATAAACTGAACAATGGATTAGAGATATCCCTCAGTCAGCTTGAATCATTGACCTTGATAGCTCGGTGAGGGGTTAATCAATCATTTCCATTACAGTAGGATTCGGTAAAGCTACTTGCATTTTTGTTTTACTTAGCTGACAATTTGAGACGCTAATGAAACTTTATAGCTTCAGGTCTTGGGAATAAGGTGGTCATCTGTTTTCTATGTGGAGAGCATTGCAAGAGTCAGGAAACTTTCTTTGAGTGGTTTGCTTCTTTACAAGCTACACATGGTTGATCAGTTATTCGTCCAATGGCCACAATTGAAAGAGAAATATCCTCGAGCTCATTATGTGGGTTGTCTTATGTAAATAGAGTTGTTCCCAAGGTACGTCTCATAGTCGAACTCCTTTTATGCTCTTGGAGGAACTTAATAGACTTGGTTTTCGTAACGGATGCCCTTCTTCTCTTCGACAGTAATTTTGCTGTCTTCGTGAGCTAAAAGTTGATAATTTTGAAGTTATATTCACTGACTTGAATACACTTACTGGTCACATATAATTGAAAAGATCGACAGGATTTTTTTGCTATCGAAGTTGGCTTTTCCTTTTAAGAATGTTTTAGAGAACAGTAACAAGGTAGTTGAGTTGATGCGTTTGATGTTCAATTGCAATTGCAATGCTGTGtcagtgtgtgtgtttcaaactACTCATGAGCATTACTTTTCTGTAAGATTTAATCTTAAAGCTCTAAGCTTTAACTCTCATCAGAAGTTCGTAGATTTATGTCACTATGCAGGTTTCCATATTAAGAAAATAGTGACGATTAGTACTCCACAAAATTATATAACATCCATATTCCCTTTATGTTATTGCATTTAATTTCCTGGAACTATTAGTTAATTAGCGTCAATCTGAAATTGAAAAGGCGTACGTCCTAAACTCATCATCTGGGTCAATCATAACATTCAAGAAAAATGACATTTAAACTAattatgtatgtgtgtgtatgtatatatacaatTGAAAGAACTTATTCAAAGAGTTGAATAACATTATCCCTCTCACCTAAATAACTTAGAGGCAGGTGAAATAAAAAAACAATAATTTAAAGACTAACTAAACATCTAAATAGACTAAATACTTGGACAAACACCAGAACAAAACAGAAATACTGCTACTTCACATACCCTCGAATCGAGCAGGACGAACATCAGGAAATTTTTGTACTATACCAGAAGAAACATTTTCAATCAAAACTTGACAAGTAGGGCAGTGAACCGAAGTTGTAGGATTACGTTCAGGCGTGTTAATCCAGGACAAATCTCCCAacaacatattcaaataacaCCTTGTATGCATTGAATGTCCGCAGGGCTCAGCAATAATAAACCACTTACGGCGAAAGTGTGGATACTCACAGCAACCAGAACGGAAATTCAGAAGCATCTCGTCGTTGTGCCCTAGAGGGATAACAGGTGCCAATGGCAACTGCGGATTTGGTGGTTCTAAGCAAGTTGAAGGCGGATACATGCTGTTGAAATAAATAAAACTGGTTTTATCCTCTAACGGACGCTTGCATGTAAAAGTACTTCAGGTCAGTAATAAATTTAACGTCACGTTAGTAAAAGAGGCACTCCACATGGACTGGATGTGCAAAACATTCCATTGGAAAGACAATTCGTTGGCTTTTGCGACTTGGAACTTCTGTTGTGTATGGTGATACTAGTGTGCGTCAGCCCGAGCCCAATCATCGTAGCCAAATTCAAATACATAAGAAATTGCTTATGAGGATACTTTAAAAATCTATGTTTACTTGACGGTCAAAAGGAATGGCAAATCAAGTTCATAGCAGATATAGAAGAACACTTCATGCAGCTAACAGGAAAGACAATCTAATTGCACTAATCACAGCAAAACCAAAATGTAGGAGAATGTTTGATTTTGTAGATATAGAGACATCCACACGAGTAGTTACATTGAAGCAGTATTTATATTTCTGACAAAGTATGCATCAAACTCCATCTTCAAAGGTATGCCACAAGTGTCAAACTTCATCTTCAATGACAAAGCTACTGTATAGATACGCAAGCGTCAAACTCCATCTTCAAAGGTATGCCACTGATTATTTGTCGCGAGAATGAATACTGGTGAGGAGAGAAAAACACTCTCTAACAAAGGATGTTAGTAATGAAAATAATGTTCCCAAATATCTGCAAGCAACAAAAAAATGTCACAAATATGGAATGCAGAGTTTTCGAGCGTGAGATCTTCCACTATATTGGATTGGCATTATTACAgcaaaaaatttcagattttaaatgTAAAAACAAGAAAAACCGAAGAGAGATTTTTCAAGGCAGCAGTTAATGTTGAAGCAACAAAAAAATTCAAGAAGAGTAGCAAGTCGGGACGAATTGCCAATCTTGATAGCCCTCCTGTTCACAAGATTCGTAAGGAAAAGTGCAGTCTCAAATAAGGAGTTGGAGACCCAAGTACAACGTTGAAATATCTATTTGACTAATAACTCACCTAAGTTGTGGTCACAAAGATACTTTGACCTTCTAACATCTTCTGTATCTGGTTTTTTAAGTCTCTGCACATTTAAATGTAAGGCATAGAGTTTTCAACTACACTTTCTGTACCTATTTTTAAACACCTTGCATGTAATTTGTGTTTCCTCCTAAAAGAAAACATGTAGTTGTATCTCAGAAGAATTCGGTGCATAAAGAGCATATATTAACAGGATAACTCCACGAAGATGAGAAGCCTATCCATAAGCATGTCAATCAACATGTTCAGTCAGAGgactcaattttttttaataaaaaaatataggtGTCAATTATAGGACCCTTAGTTTACTGAAAGAGAATGTTTCGAACTCTTTTAAGGATTATTTGGTGGTGCGGTCAAATTCATCTATAAATTACGGTAATTTATGTGACTTATCAACAGCAAAAGAACTCTAGTTGTGTGTCGAGACAACAATTTCTAGTTTAAGGGATAAGCTCCTTCACAATTATATATGAGTATGAACTTCAGCTAACAAAGCAACAACAAACTACACATTGCATTTTCTTATGGCATTAACAATATATGTCTACATATACAACAATGGTAGATCTCCATAATCAAATAGAAACATGCTGCACTTATTTTTCTTAAGAAAGGGAAAAGGgaatgaagaagaagaacgaaCTGAACTCAACTTTTTCACTAAGAACTGTTTTCTATGCACTTCCATTACTTTGATTTTGTTTATATCAATTTCTCTCTCACTTGTTCTTTCCATTGCTAATTGAACAGAATTACCTCATTAAATACTTATTGAACATACTAACAGAATCTACTTGTTTATTTCTCATccagtaataaaatatatatacatataatttatcTTTTAGATACCCAGTGTTGAGTTTTTTCATAAGTCAGATCCATCCCCATTGTTTATCTCAGTCATCCTGCTTTGAAAATTTAAAGACTTCAAGTTGAATTTTTTTGATAAGTAAGAATTCAACTTGAAATTACATGGATATGTTTCCACTAAAAGGCAAGTCCTTATTTTTCAGCGTTTAGGATCAACAGCCACATCTGTCATATTTGTGTGGGCATCGATGTCTCAGCTTCACAGCTGTTAATATGACTATCATAAAAAGTACTCTTCCATCATGGCCCAATCCGAGGTTATACGGAAGAAATTGGTCAGATCCCATACACGGGTGACATAACTCATATCATTGCTATAATCCATGCTTACTACTTTTTTTAGTAAAACGAAAAAAGCAATCTTTGAATATTGACACGCAAAGTGCAGCGATCAGTAAGTCGTTACGAAGCAGGGTGATCAAGACATGAAGGGGAAATGGAGAAGGACTTAAGCAACTCTTAAGACCAGCTATTCATGCACATAATATGTTTattctataaataggacaacaGAATCTTATGTAGAGGACCAAATTGTAAAGTCAAATAGAAGTAAATTATGTGCCTTTTAAGTTGTTGAATGATAGATTTGAATGTTGCAAAAAATCtgttgaaaaaaaaatacaacaaaataTTATTAGTGGTTTCACGCATATAATCAAACACCTTAAACGTGCACGGTGCGGTAGTGCTCAAGGTGTTTTAAATGAACCTCATCTTGCATAAAATACGTAAGGAAGAATATGTAAAAGATTACAATTAGAAAATAACTTTTCGGCGAAGAAATTCTGACTGCATAATGTTTATGAGTTATAGCTAAAACCACCAAAAGTAATCTCAATTACCGGGTATTTTGGAGATAATCTTGCAGAGGTTTTGATATTAGCAGAAAAGCACTCAAAATTCCAGTGCTGGCCTACAGATTTATCATATTTACTGTCAATGTGTAATTGAAAAGAGAAATTAAAAACAAAACTCTAAGAAAACGCGAACGAATGAGAAAAGTAAGAACAATCAGTTGGTTAGGTATATTCTCAAACACCCTAGGTCCATCAGAGGGCAAACCtgatatgatttctaacatgtaTGGGAAATCTAGCAAGATAAtgtccaaaagaacaaaaaagctACCAGATATCCACCAAAATTCTGTTGGCAATAACAGGGTGCGTTAAAAAAAAGGCTGAGTATAGAAAAGCTTAACTGGACAAGATTAAGCATATAGCAGAAAAATTAAGCACATAAACAAAATTAAGCACACACCAGAAAAATATAGAACTCGAATTGAGAAATTTATGAATTTGACAAAAAGATCCTCGACTACAGATGAATGCAAGCATGACATATTGACATTTGCCAACACACCAAGCAAGAGGAGCAAAAGATTCAAACTAAACTCACGGGTAAGAGCAGACAGTAGACGGAACCACGGAAGCAACCAAATCAGAAGTACAATCAGAACAAAGGACAAACGATTGGAGGCAAAATTAGTAGAAGCATCATTTATAGAACAAAGAATAATGAAGAGATTCACAGATTGTAATACTCTAAACCATTTAGCAACACAAAGCTATATTCAAAAACTCCACTCTTTTTAAAAATGTCACCTTTCTACAAAATAGCAGATCAAAAAAGAGACTATTGATGAGGAAAAAAACTCTGACTAAACAAGCAAAATTCATCAGCTTTCAACATCTAAGAACTGCAAGGAAACCAAGTCCGCATAGCAGAACGAAAAGTAGGCGCATTGGAGCAACAAAAATTTAGTGTTGCAACAGcttgttccccccccccccaaaaagtTCCAATACAACTTGCATAATTGAACATCAAATGTGAAATTATACTAAGAAAAGAGCACCCACACGATGATATAGATGACTAAGTCGGGACTCGAGTGTTAAACTCTTGCCCAACAATGTTCTTAAACTCATGAAAGATATCTTTGCAGTTATCAGTTCAACCAAATAAATCATCACCTAAAAAGTTGATATTGGAGAAAAATTGCACAATATGGCAACATACTGCTGAAAACAACGCTTAAGCAACAGATTACTTTATGTTTCACCATTTTTTAGCCACTACAATGAAAACACATGTATCATAATTCCGCAGAAAtccaacataaaaaataattaagaaaacaatctgtaccaaaaattcaaaactaatGTACAAAAAGCTTAaaacttttcatataaagatggCAAATTGGAGTACGCAAAATCCCATAAGCTTTTTACAATAGAGATGAAGGAAAAGACCCTGATTAAATAGCCTACGACCCTCCCTCTCAAATTTTACAGCAGGGGAATTGCCATTATTATCAAATTAAGAGAGGGGGGAGtagagtttttcttttgtttaatttaACTAACTAAATCCCATAAGTTTTTTACAATAGAGATGATATACTAACGCCATGAAGATGAAACTGTGTAATTTCACAAACAGTCGCAACCAACCGTTTACCCAAtttgaacaaaagaaagaaaaaacgaaAAGTCACCTTATAACTAACACAGCCAACAAGAGAAGATTCAAAAGACAGGAAAGTTGGAGAGCAATTGAGTATATCGGAAAACCTGGATAAAGAGCAGTAGAGGCGCACGTCAGAACCGGGGAAACTACGGATTCCACGTCTGTTAAAAAAAGTTGCAGTTTTCCCAAAATGTCCTTGACGACCCCAAGCTCCTCAACTGTCCTTTATTAGTAAGAGGAATAATAGCAGTAGTAAGGGTTGCCCGAGTAAAGCCCGGGCCAACATGAACAAAGCTATCTGCTGTAAGTAAAGTTATAATGACAATGTCGGCAAAGAATGAGCTTGCTTGTGTGGGAGAGAAATAGAAGACTACGGAGCTACTACAGGAATGTTATAAGCAAAGGCAATtgttagtatttccttataggtTTCCCCAACTATGCCACAACCGAAGCTAGCATTGTTGCGAGCTAATGCTGAATTTATCGTGGAAAGTTCCATTAGAACAAAGTTATGAGATAGAGTAAGGTTAAATATTGGAAAAATTAACACCTATGTATACCAAGAAaattcatttgaaaaaaaaagaactcCTACACTGCACccaatataacatatatattagATATATCATCTGCTACTGCAGATAGGCTGAAAGCTTCAATTATGCCAAATCTTAACCTATGAGAAGACACCAAATAAAATAGCATTAATTGATTTAATTCTACTTTTCACATTATCATACGTAAGAAGAACAAATCTAACTATTGGCCTCAATGACTTCACCGTTTCATACTACATGACTCAATACAAAGTAAAAGATATCAACTAAACATGGTAGATGCATTAACTTATTTCTCTGCTGCACTACTCCATCAAAAGCATAGGCACCATTGCTAAAACTTAACTTTCTGGAAATTTAGTTAAAACAGGAAAATAGTGCTATGATCTGTGTCTGCTATCTCCTTCAAAAGTAACTTTTATTGCCGCAAGCAAGGAAGTACTGAGCTGTTCAACAACTTGGTCAAGGAGAACTATCAATAAGCTAATTATGGTATCACTTTGGATATTATTGTTTAAATAaatgttaaattttttataaggaTTACTGTTTAAATGTTAATATTAAGATTCAGTTTGAAGAATTCCCTTTTTTCTTTCCTGTTCATCGTGACAgacaacaaataataaatttaaCATGATACAATAAAAAAGCGTCAAAACATTCGTACTATTTCAGATGTATCTTCGGGAGACAAAATGAGAATATCCCAAGTCCTAGAAGCAGGTACATGTAACATGAGGTGAAGCAAGGTTGTTCTTTCCATTAAACTGATTAAAAAGAATTAACAAGGAGTTGTCCATTTGCCAGTAGGAGTTGCTGGATGGCACATTCTTCACCAAGCGGAATGCATCTTTTTTATGGGTGTTATACTTTATTTTCCTCTTAGATTAATCTATTACTAACTGCTTTGATGCTCAAACCTAAGCCTGAAATATTTTCAATGAACCAATAGCAAAATTAAATGAGCTCTCTTTAGCAGAACACTTCTCTAGTCTTTCGTCATCTCTATCAGGATGGCTGAGCCAATTTCGTGAGGTTCTGTTCTCAATGTACTTACCTATGTGTCTTCAGTCTGTTCTACATCCTTGCCTTTATCAGGAGAGATGCTCCTCAGCTTATGTTTCCTTCAATAGTTATTGTGATCTTTTAACAACGGACCTGTGCATTAACAGAGTGTTTCGCAAATAGGTCTGAGAGAGAATATACATGCCAAAGAAAAAGTCTTACACTGAGCATCCATTCCAAGGATTTTGCTTGTATAAATACCCTAGCAACTAATAGAATTAGTTTAAGTTTGGACCATAATTGACTCTTGTTTGAGTGTGTCGAGACCAACGATACCAACGTCTAAATCTCCTGATACCAACTTCCGAACAATGTATTTTGGCTGTTGAAACGAAACTTCCAGATTGGATATCTGCAACCcacaaagaaaaagaagtcgTGTAACTAAAGTAAATCATGTGTTCTCCTGAATAATAAGCTCTAGATTTCCAAAGAGATAACCCAAAAGATGCAAAGCTTAAATGAGAGCTTTCAATaagtatgaaaatgccaaatatTCAATAATACAGTCTGCCATAATATCAAACTGAGTGTGAAGTACAACAGTCAAGATATTCACCATATCTTGCTCTAGAGACTTATAGATAACAATGTTACCACCAGCAGAAATGCGATGTCACTTCCCTTTAAAGTGGAAGAATACCTCAGTTACTATCCAATATATTGGTAGAGGTAATCTGAACTTAAAATAGTCCAGAAGGACATCAATAGGAAAAGccttaaaataaattttaaacagtGATTTACTCTAGAAATTACTTCCAATGCCACAAATGCAATATCAGGATCATTTATCTAATTTTTGTGCAGCTTCGTCAACTTATCCACCTAAACACAACATTGTAATTAAGGGTTTATTTGTAAAACCAAAACAACCAGTTTAACATAAAACCATGAGTTTTTATAAAGAATCTTAATCAGAATTGAACATAAATGTTTCTGTAAAAAAGCATGCCAAGAGAACTCCATGTGTGTGGGTTTTATCGTTAATATAACATAGTTTATCCCACATTTATAGAAGCTTACTTCTGGGTAGAATGCCCAAAGAGCTTTGGCTTGGGTGCTCGAACTTCCTATGAGATGTTTTCTCCTTCAATATGTTAAAAAACGCAATATAAAAACAATCAGTTAAGCTTCAATCTAAAACAAATTAGAGTGAGCTATACGAATTATCTGTAACCATTCAGCTCACTTTGGCCACAATACTACTTcgcttataaatattttttattatactgAAAAGCAGAAGCATGTAATGTAAACCATCAGTAGCAAATTAAATATGAACCTGTTTGGAAGAGTAGCATTTTGTAGTACTATTTCTGAGTCACAAACGCCAGCAAAAGAGCCGCCACTAACATGTTCGTTATAGTCTACCACTACAACtggaataagaaagaaaaaaaggttaCACAAAATACTTTATTAAAAGTAAGATATGGAAATATgtgtatacaaaataataaagcATGGAAAGAACAGAAGATCTACGGAATCATCTTATGTCGAAAACATAAATCGGCTGCCTTTCGAATGATTTCATCATAATCAATGTTATATGCAGAATGATCATCATCGCTTGTCGGCGTAGGTGGCTGAATCAGCAATGTTACGCTATTCGAATTTTTTGTTCTCGATAATGCAACATAAAGTTGACCATGTGAAAATATAGGTTCCCCCAAAATAAATCCCTACAAAATCTAATGTTTGATCCTATGCTTTATTTATAGTCGTAGCAAAACAGACTCTTACTGGAAATACGATTCATGAACAGTAATCGACACACAGATATAACCAGTATAATTGAAGCCACCTGTGTTTCATTTTTAGAAAAATTGCCTTCTTGCCTAACATTCTAGAAGGGGAAAAAAGGAGTTTACTTTCAAATATCAGTCCATCTAAAAATGTTAAATCAATAAAACATCTCACTTGGAATTAGTTTGATGCTTCTCTTGGTTTTGTTCAACTTGAATATCGAATAGAACTTGTGGTGCGAAAAGGAACTTACAAATAGCAGATATACGCAGAAGGCGAGAAAAcacaagaaaagaagaggaacaCAAAACAGAACTCACCGGATAGTAGATCCACAGAAAACACAGCTAAACGTAATAGTGCCAGAGAACAGAAAAAGAGATGAGAAAAGGAATTTGAGGAACCGAAAAATTTGTGCGAATTTTTGAGTTTCAACCTGTCTGGAATTACCCTGGAATGATAGTAAAAAAGAGCATAGAAGAGACGGTAGTAAGGATTAGAACTGCCTGAGGGAGAATACAGCAGCAACTCAAATTTTAGGGATATACACGTCAGAATTGGGGAAACCACGCATATCTAATTCTTCCCTCATCCGGCACAACCCACCCTAACAGATCATGTTTGAAGACTGTAGTGTTGAGTACGTTGACATGTCAACAGAAGATTGGAAATTTTGTAACTATCTTCTGTAATCAGGTTTTTGTCCCAGCTTTTCATTTAAGGTTCAATCTATTATTTGTCCCAGTTTTTTCTGGACGACCGACAGAAAATGATGGACCAACAATTTAAACAATTACAACACAGCAGCTATTCCAAAAATCAGGAAAATAAGAAATCAAAACTCACCTTATAATTGTACAACCAGCTGGAATAAACTGTCCACGAAGAGAAGACTCAAACAGACAAAGGAAATTGGAAGAGAGTTGAGCAACTGTGACGAAGACCAGTGTAGAGACTCTGCAAATCCGGAGGAAGCAGAGTATTGAAGCCGAGCATTCGTTTGAGCGGTGTAAAGGCCAAAACTAAAGCGCGTGTCAAAACTAAAGTAAGGTTAGCACGTGGCTTAGGCTAAAATATTTGCAGTTTTCCCAAAATGCCCTTACGACCCCAAGCTCCTCAAACTGTCCCTTAATAAGACCTTACGACGCCAAGCTCCTCAAACTATCCCTTAATAAAATATACTTAGTGGGAATGGCCCGGGCCCAAACTTCATAAAAATAGCAACTTATAttaatttataaagaaaataaattacatTCTATAGGGAACAAATATGAATTGATTTGTTAAACATTATGGTCTCTGTGAGTCTGAGACGAAGAGCGTCGTGATCACTCTAAATTATTCCTTGGATGACAGTAAGTTTCTTTCGATTTAGTCTTAGAAAGTTGGATATACGTCTTCTCCTGATATGTACATACGTGTTTGAAGATCGCTAGCATGTGTTTGACAGGTAATGCAAAGAATAACATCTACTTTTTTCAGCTACCAAATACGTTGTCACTTGCCgttactgacgtccttttgttttcAATATTGCAGAAAATATGGACAATgcagagcaaaaaaaaaaaaaaactcaagcCAAAAAAGAGGTCATATTTACTGCTAGTCTTTCAACCCACTATTTACATCAGTTACAACACTAATATATTTTACTGACTAACAAAAAAATGCCAGTAAGTTACACAAAGCGAACTGCATTGTCCATATTTTCTGCAATATTgaaaacaaaaggacgtcagtaacGGCAAGTGACAACGTATTTGGTAGCTGAAAAAAGTAGATGTTATTCTTTGCATTACCTGTCAAACACATGCTAGCGATCTTCAAACACGTATGTACATATCAGGAGAAGACGTATATACAGGCATTTTTTACAGAGTTATAACACCCTGCGAACAAAACATACGTAAGATCTATAATGATGCCTTTTTTCGTCAACCAAAAATTTTTATCAGTGAACCACAATTTATATTGAAAAATATGTTGCATAATCCTAGTCAGTTATACCAATACAAGGGAAATAAAAGTGCAAGGTAGAAAGTATAAATCAATTCAAGCACAAGAATGTCTTAGAAAACTTGTACATATACAGTAATACTACTTTATAAGTAATTTTTTATCAGGAATAAGAAGTGTAACAATAATCAGTCAATGCAGCAGTTATGTAATATATTATCATAGGAACTTAGAGAATTCTTTTCTAGACATGAACAATGGAATATTACTGATGTTTAATGAAAGATAGTGCACTTGAAATTTAGCTAACAATGGATTGTCAAcattatcaacacaataatgTTTGCTAATGACCAGGCAAATTAGGAGTCGAATGAAACTATTGCTTTCTCTGTCTGTTATTTTTGGATTGGCTGCTGGAGGGCGTTCTTTGGAGAGGATGAATGTGAGCGAATTAGAGCTTATGAATGAATATAGAATGGAATGGAATATGCAATagcctttttttttatttgaagtttCTTTTGATACTCCTACATCAGAAGTCAAAGAAGTTATTCTTGAATATGAATAACAAGGTCCTAAAAGTTTATCACCTTTAAGTATGGAAAAAAGTAATGAAAAAGTAGAGATAAAGTTTATTAACCTTCATTTTTTCTTGGGGGAGTCTCCAGTTTAGTTTGTTGCCTCTTTGTTGCCTCTTGGTAGAAGAGCCACCTTTAGTAGTTAACTCGTTCTTCAGCTCTTCTCTGGGTGTAACTTGTTCCACATTCGACTGAATGTTGTCTTCGTTTTCTATCTCTTTCTTGAGTTCAACATTTTCCAATTTAGTGTTACTGCTCTCTCCAATTTCTTCAGAGGCTACTGGTGCGGGCAATTGAAACAAATCTTCCTTCACATAGTAGGACACAATGAACAACCGCGTATCAGAAGTTCTAGAAAATGTTTTTCTCAGTTATATCTTGAAGAGTTTATGAGGAAGACACTGTCGAACATGTTCAAGAGGTAATGGTTTTTCCTGCAGGAGAGAAAAAAATGAATTAACACATCAAGATAGTGGTCAAAAGTAATATACTCTGAATTAAATTGGATGTTTTAAGCCTATGAAGTACTTGGGATGCAGAGGCTACAAGCTTCTATAGCGTTTAATTAAGCCAATTGTAA from Nicotiana tabacum cultivar K326 chromosome 24, ASM71507v2, whole genome shotgun sequence includes:
- the LOC107820550 gene encoding ATP phosphoribosyltransferase 2, chloroplastic-like — encoded protein: MCNTCIWMDIRLGVTAKNICNSFYSAWVFRFTTLFFLVSLLAGWNKIVDVSPTLSTTNILAEEVQHCKVVVVDYNEHVSGGSFAGVCDSEIVLQNATLPNRRKHLIGSSSTQAKALWAFYPEISNLEVSFQQPKYIVRKLVSGDLDVGIVGLDTLKQESIMVQT